TTTCCGCGCCACCCATCCGCTGGACGAACGCCAGCGCGAACAGGTCAATGCCAACCGTCCCTACCCGACCACCGACCCGGCACCTCTGACCCTGGTACCGGGCAACTGGCTGACCCAGACCCGCAACCTGGACGAGGTGGGCTGGACGGCGCAGATCCTGGCGCCGCGGGAAATCGTCGAGCGCCAGGTGCGCAGCGCCCTCTACGTCGGCGCGGCGACCCTGCTGGCACTGCTCCTGCTGCTGGTGGTGATGACCCTGAGACGCCGCCACTTCATCGAGCGTCTGGCGCTGGATGCCCGGGCCAAGCGCGACCTGGAGCTGAACGTGGAGGAACGCACCCGCGACCTCCAGACGCTCAACGCCAGGCTGCAGCAGGAGGTGCACGATCGCGAACAGGCCCAGCGCGAGCTGATGCGCGCCCAGGACGAAGCCGTGCAGGCCGGCAAGCTGTCGGCGCTGGGGACCATGTCGGCCAGCATCAGCCACGAACTCAACCAGCCGCTGGCGGCCATCCGCAGCTATACGGAAAACGCCGCCGTGCTGCTCGATCATGATCGGCTGGACGATGCCCGCAGCAACCTCAAGTTGATCGGCGAATTGACCACGCGCATGGCCAACATCATCGCCCACCTCAAGGCCTATGCCCGCGGCGCCCGGCGTGCGCCGGAAAGCGTGGTGCTGCAAGGTGCCCTGGAAGATGCCCTGGCCCTGGTCGCCGCGCGGCGCCGCGCCATGCAGGTGGAGTTGATCCGCGACCTGCCCGATGCGCCGCTGTGGGTACAGGCCGGGGAAACCCGCTTGCGGCAGATCATCAGCAACTTGCTCAGCAACGCCCTCGATGCCCTGGCGGAAAAGACCAGCACCCGGCGGCTCTGGCTGACCACCAGTCTCGACGAGCGCGGCGTGACCCTGATCCTGAGAGACAACGGTCCGGGCTTCTCCAGCGAAGCCCTGGCCCGCGCCCACGAACCCTTCTTCACCACCAAGGCCACCGCCCAGGGCCTCGGCCTCGGCCTGGCGATCTGCGATAACCTGTTACGCACCCTTGGCGGCCACCTGCACCTGTCCAACCATGTCGATGGCGGTGCCGAGGTGCGCCTCTATCTGCTGCATGGCAAACCGGGTGTCGCCTCCGTGCCCCAGGAAGAAGTCCGCGGTTGACCGCGCAGCCCATCAATCTAGGTTTCTTGTCATGAGCGCCCTCCCCCCCTTCGACCCCGCCAGCCAGATCCTGCTGATCGACGATGACGCCCATCTGCGCCTGGCCCTGAGCCAAACCCTGGACCTGGCCGGCTTCAAGGTGACGGCCCTGGCCGACGCCCGCGAGTTGGAAATGGCCAGGGTGCGCGACTGGCCGGGGGTGGTGGTGAGCGACATCCGCATGCCCGGCATCGATGGCCTGGAGTTGCTGGCCCAGTTGCACCAGCGCGATGCCGAGTTGCCCGTGGTGCTCATTACCGGCCATGGCGATGTACCCCTGGCGGTGCAGGCGATGCGCGCCGGGGCCTATGATTTCCTCGAAAAGCCC
The window above is part of the Pseudomonas oryzihabitans genome. Proteins encoded here:
- a CDS encoding sensor histidine kinase, producing MPKSPHLPKRPRWSSLLLLALGLTLLLVPLRYAAQHYYEAQLAEQNGQTLDLYVANLLGTLRRYEVLPDLLGDLPVLRNALERPGDRAAQDAASRMLEDIRQRTGADVIYLMQDDGICLSSSNFRQPDSFIGRDFSFRPYFKAAMQGQPGRFFGLGTTSSKRGYYFAAAVRDGERATGVVVVKVDLDSAEKLWGNAPEQLLVTDDLGVVILTSHDAWRFRATHPLDERQREQVNANRPYPTTDPAPLTLVPGNWLTQTRNLDEVGWTAQILAPREIVERQVRSALYVGAATLLALLLLLVVMTLRRRHFIERLALDARAKRDLELNVEERTRDLQTLNARLQQEVHDREQAQRELMRAQDEAVQAGKLSALGTMSASISHELNQPLAAIRSYTENAAVLLDHDRLDDARSNLKLIGELTTRMANIIAHLKAYARGARRAPESVVLQGALEDALALVAARRRAMQVELIRDLPDAPLWVQAGETRLRQIISNLLSNALDALAEKTSTRRLWLTTSLDERGVTLILRDNGPGFSSEALARAHEPFFTTKATAQGLGLGLAICDNLLRTLGGHLHLSNHVDGGAEVRLYLLHGKPGVASVPQEEVRG